A window of the Oscillospiraceae bacterium genome harbors these coding sequences:
- a CDS encoding ABC transporter permease: MKTKKYGYILLLPCFLFLVVFLILPLFAMLLSTIFNQGQFTFKGYYSMLKDSYFQQVFWRSLKLSLISTVVCALLGFPVSYFISKLTRRKGLYIALALFPLMTSPVVRSFSWMVILGKKGMINTALMSANIISSPLSMLYNEFSIVMGFIQLMLPMMILSLVGVMENIDDDLICAAGSLGASQTKAFWKVIFPLSSPGLISGSVLVFCGCLTAYTTPQLLGGSKSRVLSTLIYQNAMSLNDWVSASIVAVIMIVVSVTVTECINKLAQKTSSVS; this comes from the coding sequence ATGAAAACAAAAAAGTATGGCTATATTCTTTTGCTGCCGTGCTTTTTATTTCTGGTTGTTTTTTTAATTCTTCCACTATTTGCTATGCTGTTGTCTACGATCTTTAACCAGGGACAGTTTACGTTTAAGGGCTATTACAGTATGCTGAAAGATTCTTACTTCCAACAAGTCTTTTGGCGAAGCCTTAAGCTAAGCCTCATCAGTACAGTGGTTTGCGCGCTGTTAGGTTTTCCGGTTTCTTATTTTATCTCGAAACTGACACGAAGAAAAGGACTGTATATTGCGCTGGCCCTGTTTCCGCTAATGACCAGCCCCGTTGTACGCTCTTTCAGCTGGATGGTTATATTGGGGAAAAAAGGAATGATAAACACGGCGTTAATGTCTGCCAATATTATCAGCAGCCCGTTGAGCATGCTTTATAATGAATTTTCGATCGTTATGGGCTTTATCCAGCTAATGCTGCCAATGATGATTCTTTCACTGGTCGGCGTAATGGAAAATATAGACGACGACTTGATATGTGCTGCTGGCAGTTTGGGCGCATCACAAACTAAGGCTTTTTGGAAAGTGATCTTTCCACTAAGCAGCCCGGGGCTTATCAGTGGCAGCGTGCTTGTGTTTTGCGGATGCTTAACCGCATATACCACCCCGCAGCTGCTAGGCGGCTCTAAATCGCGGGTCTTGTCAACGCTCATTTATCAAAATGCAATGTCGCTGAATGATTGGGTGAGTGCCTCTATCGTTGCGGTCATTATGATTGTCGTTTCTGTTACAGTAACAGAGTGTATCAATAAACTTGCACAGAAAACAAGTTCTGTGTCATGA
- a CDS encoding ABC transporter ATP-binding protein — MPLLHLENISAGYGENIILKHFHLSVEKGKLVSLLGPSGCGKTTTLRLIGGFSEPVEGKIMFDGHDYTKLPAHKRNFGFVFQSYALFPNMTIFDNVAFGLKMRKIGKDEIQRSVPKILETVDLKGYENRFPKELSGGQRQRVALARALVIQPSLLLMDEPLSNLDAKLRIKMRVEIRRIQQQLGITTIYVTHDQEECFAISDEVAIMNKGVIEQMDSPENIYKYPKTEFIARFVGFENFFTLTKADIPGKYRAVDQSVFAVKDEAEGTHFKACIRPEDVKMRPADTSGENLVKGKIKVATYLGKQYQYNIETKLGGLVVKSEEENHKINENVALSIPPEKMILIKSND, encoded by the coding sequence ATGCCACTGCTGCATCTTGAGAACATTTCTGCCGGATATGGTGAAAATATTATTTTAAAGCATTTTCATTTGTCCGTGGAAAAGGGAAAGCTGGTCTCTTTGCTGGGGCCGTCTGGCTGTGGAAAGACGACGACACTTCGGCTGATTGGTGGCTTTTCAGAGCCGGTCGAGGGAAAAATTATGTTTGATGGCCATGACTATACAAAGCTTCCTGCACACAAAAGGAACTTTGGGTTTGTTTTTCAAAGCTACGCTCTTTTCCCTAATATGACTATTTTTGATAATGTGGCTTTTGGCCTAAAAATGAGAAAGATAGGTAAGGACGAAATCCAAAGAAGCGTTCCCAAAATACTGGAAACGGTAGACCTGAAGGGATATGAAAATCGTTTTCCAAAGGAACTTTCGGGCGGCCAGCGTCAGCGTGTGGCCCTAGCTAGGGCATTGGTGATACAACCTAGTCTTTTGCTGATGGACGAGCCTCTTTCCAATCTGGATGCAAAGTTGAGAATCAAAATGCGTGTGGAAATCCGCCGTATTCAACAGCAGCTTGGCATTACGACCATTTATGTTACGCATGATCAGGAAGAGTGCTTTGCTATTTCAGATGAAGTAGCTATTATGAATAAAGGCGTAATTGAGCAGATGGATTCGCCAGAAAACATTTATAAATATCCCAAAACAGAATTTATTGCACGCTTTGTAGGATTTGAAAATTTCTTTACGCTGACGAAAGCAGATATTCCGGGAAAATATCGCGCAGTGGACCAGTCGGTGTTTGCGGTGAAAGACGAAGCTGAAGGAACGCACTTTAAAGCATGTATTCGCCCGGAAGATGTAAAAATGCGGCCGGCAGATACATCTGGCGAGAATCTTGTAAAGGGTAAAATAAAAGTAGCTACCTACTTGGGTAAGCAGTACCAATATAATATTGAAACAAAGCTTGGCGGTTTGGTTGTGAAGTCAGAAGAAGAAAATCATAAAATCAATGAAAATGTAGCGCTTTCTATTCCGCCCGAAAAGATGATTCTAATCAAATCCAACGACTGA
- a CDS encoding ABC transporter substrate-binding protein, translating to MKIRKITMTATAALLAAATLTACGGQVASSAASVTAAGSATASASKSGATETLVVSTWGFNSDKEKENVYEPFEKKYNCKVVVEEGNNGERLAKLEQNPSAYDVVNFADYYALQAIQKGLIAKLDRSKLTNLDKIYDKAKTPNGSDYGPAFTFNRMGIMYDKKTVKTPITSWKDLWRSDLKGMIAIPDISTTTGPMMLNIAANQLGSKLSVDNTDKVFSKLKEMAPNVVKYYSKSSDVVNMFNQGEVSVAVLQDFSSATIRKASSDFVWVDPSEGTWGCCNVSNISSGSKHKELAQKYIDFLLDKDVQKNEAAGTGNAPVRSDVKLTAQESQSMTYGQKQVDSIQYPDWNLYMKNSKTWTDLWNKDLNTESGK from the coding sequence ATGAAAATCCGCAAAATAACCATGACGGCAACTGCAGCGCTGCTTGCAGCTGCAACACTGACGGCGTGCGGCGGCCAAGTAGCTTCTTCCGCTGCATCCGTCACCGCTGCGGGATCCGCCACTGCTTCTGCAAGTAAAAGCGGCGCGACCGAGACACTAGTCGTTTCAACCTGGGGCTTTAATTCTGACAAAGAAAAAGAAAATGTATATGAGCCTTTCGAGAAAAAGTACAACTGCAAGGTCGTGGTTGAAGAAGGCAACAACGGCGAGCGCCTTGCAAAATTGGAACAGAACCCTTCCGCTTATGATGTTGTAAACTTTGCCGATTATTATGCACTGCAGGCGATTCAGAAAGGCCTGATCGCAAAACTTGACAGAAGCAAATTAACCAACTTGGATAAAATTTACGACAAAGCAAAAACACCCAACGGCAGCGATTATGGACCTGCCTTTACCTTTAACCGAATGGGTATTATGTATGATAAGAAGACTGTGAAAACACCGATTACTTCATGGAAAGACTTGTGGCGCTCTGACCTAAAGGGCATGATTGCCATTCCCGACATCAGCACTACCACCGGCCCCATGATGCTGAATATCGCAGCCAATCAGCTTGGCAGCAAGCTCTCTGTTGATAATACAGACAAGGTTTTCAGCAAGCTGAAAGAAATGGCTCCCAATGTTGTAAAGTATTATTCTAAATCTTCCGATGTTGTTAACATGTTTAACCAGGGCGAAGTTTCGGTTGCTGTACTGCAGGACTTTTCTTCTGCAACGATTCGCAAGGCTTCCAGTGATTTTGTTTGGGTAGACCCCTCTGAGGGCACATGGGGATGTTGCAATGTTTCCAACATCTCTTCTGGAAGCAAACACAAAGAATTGGCACAAAAGTACATTGACTTTTTACTTGACAAAGATGTGCAGAAAAATGAAGCAGCCGGTACGGGCAATGCACCGGTGCGCTCGGATGTAAAGCTGACAGCACAGGAAAGCCAGTCGATGACTTATGGTCAGAAGCAGGTTGATTCCATTCAGTACCCGGATTGGAACCTGTACATGAAAAACAGCAAAACATGGACAGACCTTTGGAACAAAGATTTAAATACCGAGAGCGGGAAATAA